One genomic window of Lytechinus variegatus isolate NC3 chromosome 1, Lvar_3.0, whole genome shotgun sequence includes the following:
- the LOC121430066 gene encoding LOW QUALITY PROTEIN: WSC domain-containing protein 2-like (The sequence of the model RefSeq protein was modified relative to this genomic sequence to represent the inferred CDS: inserted 1 base in 1 codon), whose product MSTGGNIVLHGVSNKMRIETCIDSCIQSVFTYAALSSGDECYCTNVSSSSEFLSYVDSSLCDLNCAGDKLHHCGGKTVMSVYRTSVPDARCSSIHFGSPGSLPLVALASYPGXGNTWTRELIEKATGLHTGSIYWTAERNMPLSKKVTASSFLYYTDAYSFRNHFNFDNKVFPGGNADYKNHNTICVKTHLHDRDRFEAAIMLIRNPLKAIVAEAFRRQIFESHRSPVDAIKFFKSKGWETFVYEQLKNWNSMNMHWLQSKKPLLPVVYEELESDTRRVLTEIVAFLNRTVEHERIMCATQEHPSSLATFTSLGNHGRQTRVYLTADPFTPEMHQKIVDSVKLVNATLFQLHKRSLPVVYLKNIDVF is encoded by the exons ATGTCGACGGGAGGCAATATTGTCTTGCATGGCGTCAGCAACAAAATGAGGATTGAGACTTGCATAGATTCTTGCATTCAATCG GTTTTTACGTACGCAGCACTGAGCAGCGGGGATGAATGCTACTGCACGAACGTTTCTTCAAGTTCAGAATTTCTGTCTTACGTCGACAGCAGTCTCTGTGACTTGAATTGTGCTGGCGACAAGTTGCATCATTGTGGTGGAAAAACAGTTATGTCTGTTTATAGAACTTCAGTTCCAG ACGCAAGATGCTCGTCGATACATTTTGGCTCCCCGGGTTCACTCCCGCTCGTTGCGTTAGCTTCGTACCCCG CCGGTAATACATGGACGCGAGAACTGATAGAAAAAGCTACAGGACTACATACGGGCAGTATTTATTGGACAGCAGAGAGAAATATGCCATTGTCGAAAAAAG TGACAGCTAGTAGTTTTCTTTACTACACGGATGCATACTCTTTTCGTAATCACttcaattttgacaacaaaGTTTTCCCAGGAGGAAACGCAGACTACAAAAATCACAACACCATCTGCGTGAAGACACATCTGCATGACCGAGACAGGTTCGAGGCTGCTATCATGCTCATTCGAAATCCACTCAAGGCCATCGTTGCCGAAGCCTTCCGGAGACAGATCTTCGAATCGCACCGGTCTCCAGTGGACGCGATTAAGTTTTTCAAATCAAAAG gATGGGAGACATTTGTATATGAGCAATTAAAAAACTGGAATTCCATGAATATGCATTGGCTACAGAGCAAAAAACCACTCCTTCCCGTCGTTTACGAAGAACTCGAATCTGACACTCGCCGGGTGTTGACGGAGATCGTCGCATTTCTGAATCGGACAGTGGAGCATGAACGAATCATGTGTGCAACTCAAGAACATCCATCCTCCTTAGCGACATTTACCTCGCTTGGAAACCACGGAAGACAGACACGTGTTTATCTTACTGCTGACCCTTTCACGCCTGAAATGCACCAGAAAATAGTTGACAGCGTAAAACTTGTCAACGCAACACTCTTTCAACTCCACAAGAGATCATTACCGGTTGTTTACCTGAAGAACATTGATGTCTTCTAG